One genomic window of Anaeromicrobium sediminis includes the following:
- the mltG gene encoding endolytic transglycosylase MltG, with translation MKNKKKFFAVGIVICVLFILITYYKIQIGPVNPNDNKKILVTIPKGVSTSQIGNILKDKELINNTTTFRILNKLSKTNGKLKAGNYILSKSMSAKKIVDEMVLGNVVENTIKFTIPEGFELRQIADRLASMNLIDKDKFYKLVNEGNFEYEFLNDIPKGENRLEGFLFPDTYEIHEGASENEIIMKMLDRFNDVFYEAYKNKSIDRDMTIKEIVTLASVIEREAKYDKERPIVASVFYNRIDKNMKLQSCATVQYILKDRKPKLSIKDTQIDSKYNTYLYAGLPEGPIASPGKASINAALNPADTQYLYFVVGKNGQHYFNKSYKEHLTDKNRS, from the coding sequence ATGAAAAACAAGAAAAAATTTTTCGCTGTAGGAATAGTAATATGCGTTCTATTTATCTTAATTACATACTACAAAATTCAAATAGGACCAGTAAATCCTAATGATAATAAGAAGATACTAGTTACTATTCCTAAAGGTGTATCAACATCTCAAATTGGGAACATACTAAAAGATAAAGAATTAATTAACAATACTACTACTTTTAGAATATTAAATAAGCTATCAAAGACTAACGGCAAATTAAAAGCGGGAAACTATATATTATCTAAAAGTATGAGTGCAAAAAAAATTGTTGACGAAATGGTGTTAGGAAATGTAGTAGAAAATACTATTAAATTTACAATACCAGAAGGATTTGAATTAAGGCAAATTGCAGATAGACTTGCAAGCATGAACTTAATTGATAAAGACAAATTTTATAAACTGGTTAATGAGGGGAATTTTGAATATGAATTTTTAAATGATATTCCTAAGGGAGAAAATCGTCTAGAAGGATTCTTATTTCCAGATACCTATGAAATACATGAAGGTGCTAGTGAAAATGAAATTATAATGAAAATGCTGGACAGGTTTAATGATGTTTTTTATGAAGCATATAAAAATAAAAGTATAGATAGGGATATGACAATTAAAGAAATAGTTACACTAGCTTCTGTTATTGAAAGAGAAGCTAAGTATGATAAAGAAAGACCCATAGTTGCAAGTGTATTTTATAATAGAATAGATAAAAATATGAAATTACAATCATGTGCTACAGTACAATATATTTTAAAAGATAGAAAACCTAAACTATCTATAAAAGATACTCAAATCGATTCTAAATATAACACATATCTTTATGCAGGGTTACCAGAAGGTCCAATAGCTTCACCTGGAAAGGCATCTATTAATGCTGCTCTAAATCCTGCCGACACACAATACTTATATTTTGTAGTGGGAAAAAATGGGCAACACTATTTCAACAAAAGCTATAAGGAACATTTAACGGATAAAAATAGAAGCTAA
- a CDS encoding O-methyltransferase has translation MSNIVNEVVEEYIRNNIKRYDGILKEMESYAEENHVPIVQPEVAKFLEVLVKMHKPKRILEVGTAIGYSSIILCKDDDNRQIVTIERRPDRVVEATNYIDKAGLKDRIRIIEGSAEEVLEHVDGQFDMIFLDAAKGQYMNFLELSIDKLKFGGVLISDNVLYKGMIAADEYVVRRKKTIVKRMRTYIDYINKKDELTTCVIPIGDGVAISYKG, from the coding sequence TTGAGTAATATAGTTAATGAAGTAGTAGAAGAATATATAAGGAATAATATAAAAAGATATGATGGGATTTTAAAAGAAATGGAAAGCTATGCAGAAGAAAACCATGTGCCTATTGTACAACCAGAAGTGGCTAAGTTCTTAGAAGTCCTTGTAAAAATGCATAAGCCTAAAAGGATATTGGAAGTTGGAACAGCTATTGGATATTCTTCAATAATATTATGTAAGGATGATGATAACAGGCAAATAGTTACCATAGAAAGACGTCCAGATCGAGTGGTTGAGGCTACTAATTATATAGATAAGGCAGGCTTGAAAGACAGAATAAGAATCATAGAGGGTAGTGCAGAGGAAGTTTTAGAACATGTAGATGGACAATTTGATATGATTTTCTTAGATGCGGCTAAAGGCCAATATATGAATTTTTTAGAATTGAGTATAGATAAATTAAAATTTGGTGGAGTGCTAATTTCTGATAATGTATTATACAAGGGAATGATAGCTGCTGATGAATACGTAGTGAGAAGAAAAAAGACTATAGTAAAGAGAATGAGAACTTATATTGATTACATCAATAAAAAAGATGAATTGACCACATGCGTAATACCAATTGGTGATGGTGTTGCCATAAGTTATAAAGGCTAG
- a CDS encoding peptidase U32 family protein, producing MKKVELLAPAGDLERLKMAIVYGADAVYIGGQIFGLRASAKNFSLEDMKTGIEFAHERGKKVYVTLNIIPHNDDLNELPHYLTKLEEIGADAVILSDPGTLMYVKEYIPNMEVHLSTQANNTNYMSANFWHKQGIQRVVLARELSLKEIKEIREKTDEDLEFEAFIHGAMCISYSGRCLLSNYMSNRDANKGDCAQSCRWNYYLVEEKRPGEYYKVEEDEKGTYFFNSKDLCMIEHIDKVIESGIYSLKIEGRMKSAYYVANIVSVYREAIDTYYRDKENFKFNPKWLDEIKKASHREFSSGFYFEKPGHTEQHYGSSSYVRDYDFIGVVLDYDSETKLATVEQRNRIFKGEEIEIMGPKVGNSNQTIEVMLNDKNEEIEVAPHAKQIIKIKVDKPVEKYYILRRPRKDD from the coding sequence ATGAAAAAAGTAGAATTGTTAGCTCCAGCAGGTGATTTAGAAAGATTAAAAATGGCAATTGTATATGGAGCAGATGCAGTTTATATAGGAGGACAAATATTTGGATTAAGAGCTAGTGCAAAGAATTTTTCACTAGAAGACATGAAAACAGGAATTGAATTTGCCCATGAAAGAGGGAAAAAAGTATATGTTACTTTAAATATTATTCCCCATAATGATGATCTTAATGAACTGCCGCACTATTTAACTAAATTAGAAGAAATAGGTGCAGATGCAGTAATATTATCAGACCCAGGTACTTTAATGTACGTAAAGGAGTATATTCCTAATATGGAGGTTCACTTAAGTACTCAAGCTAATAATACTAATTATATGAGTGCTAACTTCTGGCATAAGCAAGGAATACAAAGGGTAGTTTTAGCTAGAGAATTATCATTAAAGGAAATAAAAGAAATTAGAGAAAAGACAGATGAGGACTTAGAGTTTGAAGCCTTTATTCATGGTGCCATGTGTATTTCTTATTCTGGAAGATGCCTACTTAGTAATTATATGTCAAATCGAGATGCTAATAAGGGCGATTGCGCTCAGTCCTGTAGATGGAATTATTATTTAGTAGAAGAGAAAAGACCAGGAGAATATTATAAGGTGGAAGAAGATGAAAAGGGAACATACTTTTTCAACTCTAAGGACCTATGCATGATAGAGCATATAGATAAAGTAATAGAGTCTGGTATATACAGTTTGAAAATTGAGGGCAGAATGAAAAGTGCCTATTATGTAGCTAATATAGTTTCCGTATATAGGGAAGCTATAGACACATATTATAGAGATAAAGAGAATTTTAAGTTTAATCCAAAATGGCTAGATGAAATTAAAAAGGCTAGTCATAGAGAATTCAGTTCAGGCTTTTACTTTGAGAAACCAGGTCATACGGAACAACATTATGGAAGTAGTTCCTATGTGCGTGATTATGATTTTATAGGTGTTGTCCTAGATTATGATTCTGAGACTAAGCTTGCCACAGTAGAACAGCGAAATAGGATTTTTAAAGGAGAAGAAATAGAGATAATGGGTCCTAAAGTAGGAAATTCTAATCAAACTATTGAAGTAATGTTAAATGACAAGAATGAGGAAATTGAAGTGGCACCTCATGCAAAACAAATTATAAAGATCAAGGTAGATAAACCAGTGGAAAAATATTATATACTTAGAAGACCTAGAAAGGATGATTAA
- the udk gene encoding uridine kinase — MSRPILIGITGGTGSGKSTVAKAIFESLPQTNISIIEQDSYYKDQTHLSMEERIKTNYDHPLAFDSDLLNKHLIDLLNNKAIEKPIYNFSKHTRETKTVTVHPKDIIILEGIMILEDEKLRNLMDIKIFVDTDADVRIVRRITRDINERGRKLESVIRQYLDTVKPAHLQFIEPTKRYADIIIPEGGYNKVAIDIMVSKVKSIIYEKQNGEEYKIK; from the coding sequence TTGAGTAGACCCATATTAATAGGAATTACAGGAGGGACAGGATCAGGGAAAAGTACAGTTGCAAAGGCTATATTTGAAAGTCTTCCTCAAACAAATATATCAATAATAGAACAAGATTCATATTATAAGGATCAGACTCATCTATCTATGGAGGAAAGAATTAAAACTAATTATGATCATCCTTTAGCTTTTGATTCTGATCTATTAAACAAACATTTAATCGATTTACTTAATAACAAGGCTATAGAAAAGCCTATATATAATTTTTCAAAGCATACTAGAGAAACTAAAACTGTTACTGTACATCCTAAGGACATTATTATTTTAGAGGGAATTATGATTCTAGAAGATGAGAAATTGAGAAACCTTATGGATATTAAAATATTTGTAGATACAGATGCGGACGTGAGAATAGTTAGAAGAATAACAAGAGATATAAATGAAAGAGGTAGAAAATTAGAATCGGTGATTAGACAGTATTTGGATACTGTAAAACCAGCTCACCTTCAATTTATAGAGCCGACTAAAAGATATGCTGATATTATTATTCCAGAAGGTGGATACAATAAAGTAGCTATAGATATTATGGTATCAAAAGTAAAATCTATAATTTACGAGAAGCAAAATGGTGAAGAATATAAAATAAAATAG
- a CDS encoding peptidoglycan D,D-transpeptidase FtsI family protein, with protein MGRRENKKKKEYNRVKIIATLFSFIMMVLIIRLFYIQVIIGKTYESSATNQRTKEIPIGIKRGTIYDTNMIPLTNRVRSQHMIIYPEIFLPSKDNLTKIEEITGVNIKNKLTLKRILDLKVKDYNTDIINSLEREKGLFIVAYEERYEANQIGAHLIGYINMADNKGQYGLERKYNDILTQGQDKKIEVVVDAQKRRILGIEKSKKLNNNDGKDIITTIDKKIQTIVEEKLDNKYKNGSVVVLDTKTGNVLALASRPNFNPLDIASYLGKKDKEFYNRAIQVSYPPGSIFKIVVAAAALETGVDMDKAFLCDGYEEIDDIVIKCHSYKTGGHGEINMEEAFSKSCNSYFIKLGQEIGGENILNMARKLGFGRKTEIGLEEESEGLLPNINYIKGSGIGNISIGQGPLESTLIQIAKMTNIVANDGIDRGVYVLKGIVGENNSKIIEKPPSNAVIDKSIAEKLKKMMKKVVVDGTAKNIYDKDISFGGKTGSAQSTANGQYVVHAWFTGFYPYDNPRYVISICIENGGSGGQVAAPLFKDILDEIEKTH; from the coding sequence ATGGGTAGAAGAGAAAATAAAAAAAAGAAAGAATATAATAGGGTTAAAATAATTGCTACATTGTTTAGCTTCATAATGATGGTATTAATTATAAGATTATTTTATATACAAGTAATAATAGGCAAAACCTATGAATCCTCAGCTACCAATCAAAGGACTAAGGAAATTCCCATAGGAATTAAAAGAGGTACCATATATGATACTAATATGATTCCTCTAACTAACAGGGTGAGAAGCCAGCATATGATCATATATCCTGAAATTTTTTTACCTAGTAAAGATAATCTTACTAAAATTGAAGAAATTACTGGTGTGAACATAAAAAATAAATTAACCTTAAAAAGAATACTAGATTTAAAGGTAAAGGATTATAATACAGATATAATTAATAGTTTAGAAAGAGAAAAGGGATTATTCATTGTAGCCTACGAAGAAAGGTATGAAGCAAATCAAATAGGGGCACATTTAATAGGATATATAAATATGGCAGATAATAAGGGGCAATATGGATTAGAGAGGAAATATAATGATATTTTAACACAAGGTCAAGATAAAAAAATAGAAGTAGTAGTAGATGCACAAAAGCGAAGAATATTAGGTATTGAAAAATCAAAAAAGCTAAATAATAATGATGGAAAAGATATTATAACTACTATAGATAAAAAAATCCAAACTATTGTAGAAGAAAAACTAGACAATAAATATAAGAATGGTAGTGTAGTGGTTCTAGATACTAAGACAGGAAATGTATTAGCCCTGGCCAGTAGACCTAATTTTAATCCACTAGATATAGCTTCATATTTGGGAAAAAAGGATAAAGAATTTTATAATAGGGCTATACAGGTGTCCTATCCTCCTGGGTCTATCTTTAAGATTGTAGTGGCGGCAGCAGCACTAGAAACTGGTGTAGATATGGATAAAGCTTTTTTGTGTGATGGATATGAAGAAATAGATGACATTGTTATTAAGTGTCATAGCTATAAAACGGGAGGCCATGGGGAGATAAATATGGAAGAAGCTTTTAGTAAATCTTGTAATTCATATTTTATAAAATTAGGACAAGAAATAGGTGGAGAAAATATATTGAATATGGCAAGAAAATTAGGCTTTGGAAGAAAAACAGAAATAGGATTAGAAGAAGAAAGTGAAGGTCTCCTTCCAAATATTAATTATATTAAGGGGTCTGGTATAGGTAATATTTCAATAGGCCAAGGGCCCCTTGAAAGTACTTTAATCCAGATTGCAAAGATGACCAATATAGTAGCAAATGATGGAATTGATAGGGGCGTGTATGTATTAAAGGGAATTGTTGGTGAAAATAATAGTAAAATAATAGAAAAACCCCCTAGTAATGCTGTAATAGATAAATCTATAGCAGAAAAGTTGAAGAAAATGATGAAAAAGGTAGTAGTGGATGGTACTGCAAAAAATATATATGACAAAGATATAAGTTTCGGAGGGAAAACTGGTTCTGCACAATCTACCGCAAATGGACAGTATGTTGTACATGCGTGGTTTACAGGATTCTATCCCTACGATAATCCAAGATATGTTATAAGTATATGCATAGAAAATGGAGGGTCTGGAGGTCAAGTGGCTGCACCACTATTTAAAGATATATTAGATGAGATAGAAAAAACACATTAA
- a CDS encoding sigma-70 family RNA polymerase sigma factor has translation MLSLFTTLSIVMIKPLYMLVSYVSSNSSFPTPLTPEEENKYLQKYEQGDEEAKNILVERNLRLVAHIVKKYHNTGREMDDLISIGTIGLIKAITSFDRNKGTRLATYAARCIENAIFV, from the coding sequence ATGTTGAGTTTATTTACTACTTTATCTATTGTTATGATTAAACCACTATATATGCTTGTGTCATACGTATCAAGCAATAGTTCTTTTCCTACTCCGCTTACTCCGGAAGAAGAAAATAAATATTTGCAAAAGTATGAACAAGGAGACGAAGAGGCAAAAAATATTTTAGTGGAAAGGAACTTAAGATTGGTTGCACACATTGTGAAAAAATACCACAATACGGGACGCGAAATGGATGACTTGATTTCTATTGGGACTATTGGTTTAATAAAAGCCATAACTTCCTTTGATAGGAATAAGGGTACTAGGTTGGCTACTTATGCTGCCAGATGTATAGAAAATGCTATATTTGTTTAA
- a CDS encoding recombinase family protein encodes MKCAIYSRKSKFTGVGDSIENQIQLCKEYAMKTFNLSNEDFIVYEDEGFSGGSMDRPEFKKMLLDAKFKSFNMLICYRLDRISRNVADFSFLIEELNNYNISFISIKEHFDTSTPMGRAMMYIASVFAQLERETIGERIRDNMLQLAKDGHWLGGICPTGFKSTCIKVEDEKKKIKKIYNLESIPDEIRTIGLIFNKFLDLKSLTQLENYCMEKNIKSKNNINFSPITLRNILTNPVYAVADLNIYNYFITNNYSIYGHKNLFNGKHGIMAYNKTIQKKNISNKLRTPSEWIITIGSHKGVIPSEKWITVQNILSQNSFKSFRRRKSSQALLSGILYCKNCGARMRPKIGRTNKNGLKSFYYICENKIKSKKSHCSIKNIQGNELDKTLLENLKVSFQKNPIFIEALCKSDFTFTRTKKNSDLILLKNIIKKKEFQIQQLVQSISYSEEESIRKYIFKEIRTLEEDLNKLEGKYKIMYDKFTAQSDKFNLDDLADTIGNFHKLIDLLSNVEKISLINSLIEKIIWDGNIVEVIFMGSNIKNNSYKKDC; translated from the coding sequence ATGAAGTGTGCCATATATTCAAGGAAGTCTAAATTCACAGGTGTAGGTGATTCTATAGAAAATCAAATACAGCTTTGTAAAGAATATGCTATGAAAACTTTCAATTTATCAAATGAGGATTTTATAGTATATGAGGATGAAGGATTTTCAGGAGGTTCTATGGATAGACCTGAATTTAAAAAAATGTTGTTGGATGCCAAATTTAAATCATTCAATATGCTAATATGTTATAGGCTAGATCGGATTAGCAGGAATGTAGCTGACTTTTCATTTCTTATTGAAGAATTAAACAATTATAATATTTCATTTATATCCATTAAAGAACATTTTGACACATCCACCCCTATGGGACGTGCAATGATGTATATAGCTAGTGTTTTTGCTCAGTTAGAAAGGGAAACTATAGGTGAACGTATAAGAGATAATATGCTTCAATTGGCTAAAGATGGCCATTGGTTAGGTGGAATATGTCCTACTGGATTTAAATCTACATGCATAAAAGTAGAGGATGAAAAGAAAAAAATAAAGAAAATCTATAATCTAGAATCTATTCCAGATGAAATACGTACTATAGGGTTAATTTTCAACAAATTTTTAGACTTAAAATCTCTAACTCAATTAGAAAACTATTGTATGGAAAAAAATATAAAAAGTAAAAATAACATTAATTTTTCTCCCATCACTTTACGTAATATATTAACTAATCCAGTTTACGCCGTGGCTGATTTAAATATTTATAATTATTTTATTACAAATAATTATTCCATTTATGGACATAAAAATCTATTTAACGGTAAACACGGTATTATGGCCTATAATAAGACTATTCAAAAGAAAAATATTTCCAATAAGCTGCGGACTCCATCAGAATGGATAATAACCATAGGCTCCCACAAGGGAGTTATTCCTAGTGAAAAATGGATTACTGTACAAAATATACTATCCCAAAACAGCTTCAAATCCTTTAGACGAAGAAAGTCATCACAAGCTCTTTTATCTGGAATCTTATATTGCAAAAATTGCGGTGCCCGTATGAGACCCAAAATTGGTAGAACTAACAAGAATGGATTAAAAAGTTTTTATTATATATGTGAAAATAAAATTAAAAGTAAAAAATCCCATTGTTCCATAAAAAATATTCAAGGTAATGAACTTGATAAAACTTTATTAGAAAATTTAAAAGTCTCCTTTCAAAAAAATCCAATTTTTATTGAAGCCTTATGTAAAAGTGATTTTACTTTTACTAGGACAAAAAAAAATTCTGATTTAATTTTACTTAAAAATATTATTAAAAAAAAGGAATTTCAAATACAACAATTAGTCCAGTCCATATCCTACTCTGAAGAAGAATCTATTCGAAAATACATTTTTAAAGAAATAAGAACTTTAGAAGAAGATCTAAATAAATTAGAAGGTAAATATAAAATTATGTACGATAAATTCACTGCCCAATCAGATAAATTTAATCTTGATGATTTAGCTGATACAATAGGTAATTTCCATAAATTAATAGACTTATTAAGTAATGTGGAAAAAATTAGTTTAATTAATAGTTTAATAGAAAAAATCATCTGGGATGGGAATATTGTAGAAGTGATTTTTATGGGATCTAATATAAAAAATAATTCATATAAAAAGGATTGTTAA
- a CDS encoding transcriptional regulator: protein MFFYFRNKNKKISYLRKNMSYTAKELALKLKVDDSIIFKIDNLKLKEVDKGLREKLIPVFRGDMYDNIPW, encoded by the coding sequence ATGTTTTTTTATTTTAGAAATAAAAATAAAAAAATAAGTTATCTTAGAAAAAACATGTCATACACTGCAAAAGAATTGGCATTAAAGTTAAAGGTTGATGATTCTATAATATTTAAAATAGATAACTTAAAGTTAAAGGAAGTTGATAAAGGATTGAGGGAAAAATTAATTCCTGTTTTTAGAGGTGATATGTACGATAACATCCCCTGGTAA
- a CDS encoding MATE family efflux transporter: protein MKDVLHLALPAVGEMILYMLIWICDTMMVGKYGGKLTVTAVGLSAQIIYTVIGIFVANGISVGVTSLVARSVGAKNYKKAQEYASVSLHITLFLSIIISTVFFTFAKEILSIAGADREVIILGTSYIKICSVQIFFNMMRNSLNGALRGQGDTKTPLYSSIILNIINIGLDWILIFGRYGFPEMGVNGAAMATSIASVSAYIYTLIHIRNKECIKPKINSIFKMNLKRAKELMKLSIPASLQEASFSIARLINTFMIMILGNVAFSANEITVSIESLSFMPGWGFAVASTTLVGQKIGENRYDKAKEYAHTSIILSAGVMGICSCIFILFPSNLIQMFIKSSETEVIRLGTICLMIASIEQIPMAISMTTEGVLKGIGDTKNPFIVALATNWLIRLPLMYYFIVIKKSSVTYVWWITSIQWILQGSIIYVIYRYKFKKMLEKSQ, encoded by the coding sequence ATAAAAGATGTTCTCCACTTAGCTCTACCAGCTGTAGGAGAAATGATTTTATATATGTTAATATGGATATGTGATACTATGATGGTAGGTAAATATGGTGGTAAACTTACTGTAACGGCAGTTGGACTCAGTGCACAAATAATATATACCGTTATAGGAATTTTTGTGGCAAATGGCATAAGTGTTGGGGTAACATCTTTAGTAGCTAGAAGTGTAGGGGCTAAGAACTACAAAAAAGCTCAGGAATATGCATCTGTAAGTTTACATATAACTTTATTTTTAAGTATTATAATATCTACAGTATTTTTTACTTTTGCAAAAGAGATTCTATCAATAGCAGGAGCAGATAGGGAAGTTATAATTTTAGGGACAAGCTACATTAAAATATGTTCTGTACAAATATTCTTCAATATGATGAGAAATAGTTTGAATGGAGCTTTAAGAGGACAAGGAGATACTAAAACACCTCTATATTCGTCTATTATATTAAATATTATAAATATTGGATTAGATTGGATTTTAATTTTTGGAAGATATGGATTCCCAGAAATGGGAGTAAATGGTGCAGCCATGGCCACTTCCATAGCTAGTGTAAGTGCATATATATATACTTTGATACATATTAGAAATAAAGAATGTATAAAGCCTAAAATCAATTCAATCTTTAAGATGAATTTAAAAAGAGCTAAAGAGTTGATGAAATTATCAATTCCTGCTAGTCTACAAGAGGCAAGTTTTAGCATTGCTAGATTAATAAATACTTTTATGATAATGATTTTAGGAAATGTGGCATTTTCAGCTAATGAAATTACAGTGAGCATAGAATCACTATCTTTCATGCCTGGCTGGGGTTTTGCAGTGGCATCTACTACTTTAGTAGGTCAAAAAATAGGTGAGAATAGATATGACAAAGCAAAGGAATATGCTCATACATCTATAATATTAAGTGCTGGTGTAATGGGAATATGTTCCTGCATATTTATTCTATTTCCAAGCAATCTCATACAGATGTTTATTAAAAGTTCAGAAACGGAAGTTATAAGATTAGGAACCATATGTTTAATGATTGCTTCAATTGAACAAATTCCAATGGCCATATCAATGACAACTGAAGGTGTTTTAAAGGGAATAGGAGATACTAAGAATCCTTTTATAGTGGCTTTAGCCACTAATTGGTTAATAAGATTACCCTTAATGTATTATTTTATAGTCATAAAGAAGAGTTCAGTAACATATGTTTGGTGGATAACATCTATTCAGTGGATACTTCAGGGAAGTATAATATATGTCATATATAGGTATAAATTTAAAAAGATGCTAGAAAAATCCCAATAG
- a CDS encoding recombinase family protein encodes MKKVCIYLRKSRGDENLEQDLSTEALRKHEDTLLDLADKRNYIVTSIKREIVSGDSLISRPEMLSLLKEVDNKNYYGVLCMDIDRLGRGNMREQGLILDTFKKSHTKIITPRKIYDLNNEFDEEYSEFEAFMARKELKIITRRLQRGRIRSIEEGNYISPNPPFGYLIKEEHNERFLIPKDSESLIVKKIFHWYTTESIGSSKIAHRLNDSGYTTHTNKPWNNYSILNILKNPIYTGKITWKKTRTYKDSLGNKHIVSQNKSNWMVVDGKHEALITKETYEKAQSILSSRRNSPVPGKRQLKNPLAGVIFCEICNKKMILRPYKNREPQLICTSKCGNKSSKFSLIETSLICNLRKYFSNYPITIHMEKDLLDDLNSSISFYNNSINYNERQLRELYLQKTQVYNYFERKIYDKQLYEERVSFLKNKELHINNLIYKNKIHLQESLGLKEDLKRNLSINRDLMDHYFLSNNIEEQNRFIKSLLYKVTYYKPSKKNLTLKIYPKLRC; translated from the coding sequence TTGAAAAAAGTATGTATCTATTTAAGAAAATCAAGAGGAGATGAAAATTTAGAACAAGATCTTTCAACTGAAGCCTTAAGAAAACACGAAGATACCTTACTAGATCTAGCTGATAAAAGGAATTACATAGTAACATCCATAAAAAGGGAAATTGTGTCTGGAGATAGTTTGATAAGTAGACCTGAAATGTTATCTCTCCTAAAAGAAGTGGACAACAAAAATTATTATGGAGTACTATGTATGGACATTGATCGCTTAGGAAGAGGCAATATGAGGGAACAAGGTCTAATACTAGATACATTTAAAAAATCCCATACTAAGATAATAACACCAAGAAAAATTTATGATCTAAATAATGAATTTGATGAAGAATATAGTGAATTTGAAGCCTTTATGGCAAGAAAAGAGTTAAAAATAATCACTAGGCGATTACAACGAGGTCGAATTCGATCTATTGAAGAGGGGAATTATATTTCTCCAAATCCACCCTTTGGATATTTAATAAAAGAAGAGCATAATGAAAGATTTTTAATACCTAAAGATAGTGAATCCTTAATTGTAAAAAAAATATTTCACTGGTATACTACAGAGTCTATAGGTTCTAGTAAAATAGCTCACCGATTAAATGATTCAGGTTACACAACTCATACTAATAAACCTTGGAATAACTATTCCATATTAAATATATTGAAAAATCCCATATATACAGGGAAAATAACTTGGAAAAAAACACGAACTTACAAAGACTCCCTTGGAAATAAACATATTGTTTCTCAGAATAAAAGTAATTGGATGGTTGTTGATGGAAAACATGAGGCCTTAATCACAAAAGAAACATATGAAAAGGCTCAGTCCATACTAAGTAGCAGAAGAAATTCTCCAGTTCCAGGAAAAAGACAATTAAAAAACCCCCTAGCAGGGGTAATATTTTGTGAAATATGTAATAAAAAAATGATTCTAAGGCCATATAAAAACAGAGAACCTCAACTAATATGTACTAGTAAATGTGGCAATAAAAGTAGTAAATTTTCCCTAATAGAAACCTCTTTAATTTGCAATTTGAGAAAATATTTTTCAAATTACCCTATAACCATTCATATGGAAAAGGATTTATTAGATGACCTAAATTCTTCTATTTCCTTTTATAATAATTCAATCAATTACAATGAACGTCAATTAAGGGAATTATATTTACAAAAGACTCAAGTTTACAATTATTTTGAAAGAAAAATATATGATAAACAGTTATATGAAGAAAGAGTGTCTTTCTTAAAAAATAAAGAACTTCATATTAATAATCTGATTTACAAAAACAAAATACACCTGCAAGAGTCTCTTGGATTAAAAGAGGATTTAAAAAGGAATTTGTCCATTAATCGAGACTTAATGGACCATTATTTTCTATCCAACAATATAGAAGAACAAAATAGATTTATTAAGAGTCTTTTGTATAAAGTCACCTACTACAAACCTAGTAAGAAGAATCTCACTTTGAAAATATATCCTAAGTTAAGATGCTAG